A portion of the Patagioenas fasciata isolate bPatFas1 chromosome W, bPatFas1.hap1, whole genome shotgun sequence genome contains these proteins:
- the LOC136115752 gene encoding uncharacterized protein isoform X3, whose protein sequence is MEAIKKKMQMLKLDKENAIDRAEQAEADKKQAEDRCKQLEEEQQGLQKKLKGTEDEVEKYSESVKEAQEKLEQAEKKATDAEAEVASLNRRIQLVEEELDRAQERLATALQKLEEAEKAADESERGMKVIENRAMKDEEKMELQEMQLKEAKHIAEEADRKYEEVARKLVVLEGELERSEERAEVAESKCGDLEEELKIVTNNLKSLEAQADKYSTKEDKYEEEIKLLGEKLKEAETRAEFAERSVAKLEKTIDDLEESLASAKEENVGIHQVLDQTLLELNNL, encoded by the exons ATGGAGGCCATCAAGAAAaagatgcagatgctgaaactggACAAGGAGAATGCCATCGACCGCGCCGAGCAGGCAGAGGCCGACAAGAAGCAGGCAGAGGACCGCTGCAAGCAG CTGGAGGAGGAACAgcagggcctacagaagaagctGAAGGGCACAGAGGATGAAGTGGAAAAGTACTCTGAGTCCGTCaaggaggcccaggagaagctggAGCAGGCAGAGAAGAAAGCTACAGAC GCCGAGGCTGAAGTGGCTTCTCTGAACCGCCGCATCCAGCTGGTGGAGGAGGAACTGGATCGAGCCCAGGAGCGCCTGGCCACTGCCCTGCAGAAGCTGGAAGAGGCTGAGAAGGCAGCTGATGAGAGCGAGAG AGGCATGAAGGTCATTGAAAACAGGGCCATGAAGGATGAGGAGAAGATGgagctccaggaaatgcagctgaagGAGGCAAAGCACATAGCGGAGGAGGCTGACCGCAAATATGAGGAG GTTGCCCGCAAGCTGGTTGTCCTTGAGGGAGAGCTGGAACGCTCGGAGGAGAGGGCAGAGGTGGCAGAAAG TAAATGTGGTGACCTAGAGGAGGAGCTGAAAATTGTCACCAACAACTTGAAGTCCCTGGAGGCCCAGGCTGACAAG taTTCCACCAAGGAGGACAAGTATGAGGAGGAAATCAAACTTCTAGGGGAAAAACTGAAGGAG GCTGAGACCCGGGCAGAGTTTGCAGAGCGGTCTGTGGCAAAGCTGGAGAAAACCATCGATGATCTAGAAG AGAGTCTGGCCAGCGCCAAAGAGGAGAATGTGGGCATCCACCAGGTCCTGGACCAGACCTTGTTGGAGCTGAACAACCTCTGA
- the LOC136115752 gene encoding uncharacterized protein isoform X7: MAGTSSIDAVKKKIQCLQQVADEAEERVEHLQREADAERQARERAEAEVASLNRRIQLVEEELDRAQERLATALQKLEEAEKAADESERGMKVIENRAMKDEEKMELQEMQLKEAKHIAEEADRKYEEVARKLVVLEGELERSEERAEVAESKCGDLEEELKIVTNNLKSLEAQADKYSTKEDKYEEEIKLLGEKLKEAETRAEFAERSVAKLEKTIDDLEESLASAKEENVGIHQVLDQTLLELNNL, encoded by the exons ATGGCCGGCACCAGCTCCATCGACGCCGTCAAGAAGAAGATACAGTGCCTGCAGCAGGTGGCCGACGAGGCAGAGGAGCGCGTCGAGCACCTGCAGCGGGAGGCCGATGCCGAGCGGCAGGCCCGGGAGCGG GCCGAGGCTGAAGTGGCTTCTCTGAACCGCCGCATCCAGCTGGTGGAGGAGGAACTGGATCGAGCCCAGGAGCGCCTGGCCACTGCCCTGCAGAAGCTGGAAGAGGCTGAGAAGGCAGCTGATGAGAGCGAGAG AGGCATGAAGGTCATTGAAAACAGGGCCATGAAGGATGAGGAGAAGATGgagctccaggaaatgcagctgaagGAGGCAAAGCACATAGCGGAGGAGGCTGACCGCAAATATGAGGAG GTTGCCCGCAAGCTGGTTGTCCTTGAGGGAGAGCTGGAACGCTCGGAGGAGAGGGCAGAGGTGGCAGAAAG TAAATGTGGTGACCTAGAGGAGGAGCTGAAAATTGTCACCAACAACTTGAAGTCCCTGGAGGCCCAGGCTGACAAG taTTCCACCAAGGAGGACAAGTATGAGGAGGAAATCAAACTTCTAGGGGAAAAACTGAAGGAG GCTGAGACCCGGGCAGAGTTTGCAGAGCGGTCTGTGGCAAAGCTGGAGAAAACCATCGATGATCTAGAAG AGAGTCTGGCCAGCGCCAAAGAGGAGAATGTGGGCATCCACCAGGTCCTGGACCAGACCTTGTTGGAGCTGAACAACCTCTGA
- the LOC136115752 gene encoding uncharacterized protein isoform X5: MAGTSSIDAVKKKIQCLQQVADEAEERVEHLQREADAERQARERAEAEVASLNRRIQLVEEELDRAQERLATALQKLEEAEKAADESERGMKVIENRAMKDEEKMELQEMQLKEAKHIAEEADRKYEEVARKLVVLEGELERSEERAEVAESRVRQLEEELRTMDQTLKSLIASEEEYSTKEDKYEEEIKLLGEKLKEAETRAEFAERSVAKLEKTIDDLEESLASAKEENVGIHQVLDQTLLELNNL; this comes from the exons ATGGCCGGCACCAGCTCCATCGACGCCGTCAAGAAGAAGATACAGTGCCTGCAGCAGGTGGCCGACGAGGCAGAGGAGCGCGTCGAGCACCTGCAGCGGGAGGCCGATGCCGAGCGGCAGGCCCGGGAGCGG GCCGAGGCTGAAGTGGCTTCTCTGAACCGCCGCATCCAGCTGGTGGAGGAGGAACTGGATCGAGCCCAGGAGCGCCTGGCCACTGCCCTGCAGAAGCTGGAAGAGGCTGAGAAGGCAGCTGATGAGAGCGAGAG AGGCATGAAGGTCATTGAAAACAGGGCCATGAAGGATGAGGAGAAGATGgagctccaggaaatgcagctgaagGAGGCAAAGCACATAGCGGAGGAGGCTGACCGCAAATATGAGGAG GTTGCCCGCAAGCTGGTTGTCCTTGAGGGAGAGCTGGAACGCTCGGAGGAGAGGGCAGAGGTGGCAGAAAG CCGAGTGAGACAATTGGAAGAAGAGCTGCGGACCATGGACCAGACTCTCAAATCCCTCATTGCCTCAGAGGAAGAG taTTCCACCAAGGAGGACAAGTATGAGGAGGAAATCAAACTTCTAGGGGAAAAACTGAAGGAG GCTGAGACCCGGGCAGAGTTTGCAGAGCGGTCTGTGGCAAAGCTGGAGAAAACCATCGATGATCTAGAAG AGAGTCTGGCCAGCGCCAAAGAGGAGAATGTGGGCATCCACCAGGTCCTGGACCAGACCTTGTTGGAGCTGAACAACCTCTGA
- the LOC136115752 gene encoding uncharacterized protein isoform X1: MEAIKKKMQMLKLDKENAIDRAEQAEADKKQAEDRCKQLEEEQQGLQKKLKGTEDEVEKYSESVKEAQEKLEQAEKKATDAEAEVASLNRRIQLVEEELDRAQERLATALQKLEEAEKAADESERGMKVIENRAMKDEEKMELQEMQLKEAKHIAEEADRKYEEVARKLVVLEGELERSEERAEVAESRVRQLEEELRTMDQTLKSLIASEEEYSTKEDKYEEEIKLLGEKLKEAETRAEFAERSVAKLEKTIDDLEESLASAKEENVGIHQVLDQTLLELNNL; encoded by the exons ATGGAGGCCATCAAGAAAaagatgcagatgctgaaactggACAAGGAGAATGCCATCGACCGCGCCGAGCAGGCAGAGGCCGACAAGAAGCAGGCAGAGGACCGCTGCAAGCAG CTGGAGGAGGAACAgcagggcctacagaagaagctGAAGGGCACAGAGGATGAAGTGGAAAAGTACTCTGAGTCCGTCaaggaggcccaggagaagctggAGCAGGCAGAGAAGAAAGCTACAGAC GCCGAGGCTGAAGTGGCTTCTCTGAACCGCCGCATCCAGCTGGTGGAGGAGGAACTGGATCGAGCCCAGGAGCGCCTGGCCACTGCCCTGCAGAAGCTGGAAGAGGCTGAGAAGGCAGCTGATGAGAGCGAGAG AGGCATGAAGGTCATTGAAAACAGGGCCATGAAGGATGAGGAGAAGATGgagctccaggaaatgcagctgaagGAGGCAAAGCACATAGCGGAGGAGGCTGACCGCAAATATGAGGAG GTTGCCCGCAAGCTGGTTGTCCTTGAGGGAGAGCTGGAACGCTCGGAGGAGAGGGCAGAGGTGGCAGAAAG CCGAGTGAGACAATTGGAAGAAGAGCTGCGGACCATGGACCAGACTCTCAAATCCCTCATTGCCTCAGAGGAAGAG taTTCCACCAAGGAGGACAAGTATGAGGAGGAAATCAAACTTCTAGGGGAAAAACTGAAGGAG GCTGAGACCCGGGCAGAGTTTGCAGAGCGGTCTGTGGCAAAGCTGGAGAAAACCATCGATGATCTAGAAG AGAGTCTGGCCAGCGCCAAAGAGGAGAATGTGGGCATCCACCAGGTCCTGGACCAGACCTTGTTGGAGCTGAACAACCTCTGA
- the LOC136115752 gene encoding tropomyosin beta chain isoform X9: MEAIKKKMQMLKLDKENAIDRAEQAEADKKQAEDRCKQLEEEQQGLQKKLKGTEDEVEKYSESVKEAQEKLEQAEKKATDAEAEVASLNRRIQLVEEELDRAQERLATALQKLEEAEKAADESERGMKVIENRAMKDEEKMELQEMQLKEAKHIAEEADRKYEEVARKLVVLEGELERSEERAEVAESKCGDLEEELKIVTNNLKSLEAQADKYSTKEDKYEEEIKLLGEKLKEAETRAEFAERSVAKLEKTIDDLEELSQQEARKKCILANELQVILTELNN, from the exons ATGGAGGCCATCAAGAAAaagatgcagatgctgaaactggACAAGGAGAATGCCATCGACCGCGCCGAGCAGGCAGAGGCCGACAAGAAGCAGGCAGAGGACCGCTGCAAGCAG CTGGAGGAGGAACAgcagggcctacagaagaagctGAAGGGCACAGAGGATGAAGTGGAAAAGTACTCTGAGTCCGTCaaggaggcccaggagaagctggAGCAGGCAGAGAAGAAAGCTACAGAC GCCGAGGCTGAAGTGGCTTCTCTGAACCGCCGCATCCAGCTGGTGGAGGAGGAACTGGATCGAGCCCAGGAGCGCCTGGCCACTGCCCTGCAGAAGCTGGAAGAGGCTGAGAAGGCAGCTGATGAGAGCGAGAG AGGCATGAAGGTCATTGAAAACAGGGCCATGAAGGATGAGGAGAAGATGgagctccaggaaatgcagctgaagGAGGCAAAGCACATAGCGGAGGAGGCTGACCGCAAATATGAGGAG GTTGCCCGCAAGCTGGTTGTCCTTGAGGGAGAGCTGGAACGCTCGGAGGAGAGGGCAGAGGTGGCAGAAAG TAAATGTGGTGACCTAGAGGAGGAGCTGAAAATTGTCACCAACAACTTGAAGTCCCTGGAGGCCCAGGCTGACAAG taTTCCACCAAGGAGGACAAGTATGAGGAGGAAATCAAACTTCTAGGGGAAAAACTGAAGGAG GCTGAGACCCGGGCAGAGTTTGCAGAGCGGTCTGTGGCAAAGCTGGAGAAAACCATCGATGATCTAGAAG AGCTTTCTCAGCAGGAggccagaaaaaaatgcattctcGCTAATGAGCTTCAGGTCATCCTTACCGAACTTAACAACTGA
- the LOC136115752 gene encoding uncharacterized protein isoform X6, giving the protein MAGTSSIDAVKKKIQCLQQVADEAEERVEHLQREADAERQARERAEAEVASLNRRIQLVEEELDRAQERLATALQKLEEAEKAADESERGMKVIENRAMKDEEKMELQEMQLKEAKHIAEEADRKYEEVARKLVVLEGELERSEERAEVAESRVRQLEEELRTMDQTLKSLIASEEEYSTKEDKYEEEIKLLGEKLKEAETRAEFAERSVAKLEKTIDDLEDEVYAQKMKYKAISEELDNALNDITSL; this is encoded by the exons ATGGCCGGCACCAGCTCCATCGACGCCGTCAAGAAGAAGATACAGTGCCTGCAGCAGGTGGCCGACGAGGCAGAGGAGCGCGTCGAGCACCTGCAGCGGGAGGCCGATGCCGAGCGGCAGGCCCGGGAGCGG GCCGAGGCTGAAGTGGCTTCTCTGAACCGCCGCATCCAGCTGGTGGAGGAGGAACTGGATCGAGCCCAGGAGCGCCTGGCCACTGCCCTGCAGAAGCTGGAAGAGGCTGAGAAGGCAGCTGATGAGAGCGAGAG AGGCATGAAGGTCATTGAAAACAGGGCCATGAAGGATGAGGAGAAGATGgagctccaggaaatgcagctgaagGAGGCAAAGCACATAGCGGAGGAGGCTGACCGCAAATATGAGGAG GTTGCCCGCAAGCTGGTTGTCCTTGAGGGAGAGCTGGAACGCTCGGAGGAGAGGGCAGAGGTGGCAGAAAG CCGAGTGAGACAATTGGAAGAAGAGCTGCGGACCATGGACCAGACTCTCAAATCCCTCATTGCCTCAGAGGAAGAG taTTCCACCAAGGAGGACAAGTATGAGGAGGAAATCAAACTTCTAGGGGAAAAACTGAAGGAG GCTGAGACCCGGGCAGAGTTTGCAGAGCGGTCTGTGGCAAAGCTGGAGAAAACCATCGATGATCTAGAAG ATGAAGTGTATGCACAGAAGATGAAGTACAAAGCCATCAGTGAGGAACTGGACAATGCGCTTAATGACATCACTTCCCTCTGA
- the LOC136115752 gene encoding tropomyosin beta chain isoform X4 encodes MEAIKKKMQMLKLDKENAIDRAEQAEADKKQAEDRCKQLEEEQQGLQKKLKGTEDEVEKYSESVKEAQEKLEQAEKKATDAEAEVASLNRRIQLVEEELDRAQERLATALQKLEEAEKAADESERGMKVIENRAMKDEEKMELQEMQLKEAKHIAEEADRKYEEVARKLVVLEGELERSEERAEVAESKCGDLEEELKIVTNNLKSLEAQADKYSTKEDKYEEEIKLLGEKLKEAETRAEFAERSVAKLEKTIDDLEDEVYAQKMKYKAISEELDNALNDITSL; translated from the exons ATGGAGGCCATCAAGAAAaagatgcagatgctgaaactggACAAGGAGAATGCCATCGACCGCGCCGAGCAGGCAGAGGCCGACAAGAAGCAGGCAGAGGACCGCTGCAAGCAG CTGGAGGAGGAACAgcagggcctacagaagaagctGAAGGGCACAGAGGATGAAGTGGAAAAGTACTCTGAGTCCGTCaaggaggcccaggagaagctggAGCAGGCAGAGAAGAAAGCTACAGAC GCCGAGGCTGAAGTGGCTTCTCTGAACCGCCGCATCCAGCTGGTGGAGGAGGAACTGGATCGAGCCCAGGAGCGCCTGGCCACTGCCCTGCAGAAGCTGGAAGAGGCTGAGAAGGCAGCTGATGAGAGCGAGAG AGGCATGAAGGTCATTGAAAACAGGGCCATGAAGGATGAGGAGAAGATGgagctccaggaaatgcagctgaagGAGGCAAAGCACATAGCGGAGGAGGCTGACCGCAAATATGAGGAG GTTGCCCGCAAGCTGGTTGTCCTTGAGGGAGAGCTGGAACGCTCGGAGGAGAGGGCAGAGGTGGCAGAAAG TAAATGTGGTGACCTAGAGGAGGAGCTGAAAATTGTCACCAACAACTTGAAGTCCCTGGAGGCCCAGGCTGACAAG taTTCCACCAAGGAGGACAAGTATGAGGAGGAAATCAAACTTCTAGGGGAAAAACTGAAGGAG GCTGAGACCCGGGCAGAGTTTGCAGAGCGGTCTGTGGCAAAGCTGGAGAAAACCATCGATGATCTAGAAG ATGAAGTGTATGCACAGAAGATGAAGTACAAAGCCATCAGTGAGGAACTGGACAATGCGCTTAATGACATCACTTCCCTCTGA
- the LOC136115752 gene encoding tropomyosin beta chain isoform X2: MEAIKKKMQMLKLDKENAIDRAEQAEADKKQAEDRCKQLEEEQQGLQKKLKGTEDEVEKYSESVKEAQEKLEQAEKKATDAEAEVASLNRRIQLVEEELDRAQERLATALQKLEEAEKAADESERGMKVIENRAMKDEEKMELQEMQLKEAKHIAEEADRKYEEVARKLVVLEGELERSEERAEVAESRVRQLEEELRTMDQTLKSLIASEEEYSTKEDKYEEEIKLLGEKLKEAETRAEFAERSVAKLEKTIDDLEDEVYAQKMKYKAISEELDNALNDITSL; this comes from the exons ATGGAGGCCATCAAGAAAaagatgcagatgctgaaactggACAAGGAGAATGCCATCGACCGCGCCGAGCAGGCAGAGGCCGACAAGAAGCAGGCAGAGGACCGCTGCAAGCAG CTGGAGGAGGAACAgcagggcctacagaagaagctGAAGGGCACAGAGGATGAAGTGGAAAAGTACTCTGAGTCCGTCaaggaggcccaggagaagctggAGCAGGCAGAGAAGAAAGCTACAGAC GCCGAGGCTGAAGTGGCTTCTCTGAACCGCCGCATCCAGCTGGTGGAGGAGGAACTGGATCGAGCCCAGGAGCGCCTGGCCACTGCCCTGCAGAAGCTGGAAGAGGCTGAGAAGGCAGCTGATGAGAGCGAGAG AGGCATGAAGGTCATTGAAAACAGGGCCATGAAGGATGAGGAGAAGATGgagctccaggaaatgcagctgaagGAGGCAAAGCACATAGCGGAGGAGGCTGACCGCAAATATGAGGAG GTTGCCCGCAAGCTGGTTGTCCTTGAGGGAGAGCTGGAACGCTCGGAGGAGAGGGCAGAGGTGGCAGAAAG CCGAGTGAGACAATTGGAAGAAGAGCTGCGGACCATGGACCAGACTCTCAAATCCCTCATTGCCTCAGAGGAAGAG taTTCCACCAAGGAGGACAAGTATGAGGAGGAAATCAAACTTCTAGGGGAAAAACTGAAGGAG GCTGAGACCCGGGCAGAGTTTGCAGAGCGGTCTGTGGCAAAGCTGGAGAAAACCATCGATGATCTAGAAG ATGAAGTGTATGCACAGAAGATGAAGTACAAAGCCATCAGTGAGGAACTGGACAATGCGCTTAATGACATCACTTCCCTCTGA
- the LOC136115752 gene encoding uncharacterized protein isoform X8, which translates to MAGTSSIDAVKKKIQCLQQVADEAEERVEHLQREADAERQARERAEAEVASLNRRIQLVEEELDRAQERLATALQKLEEAEKAADESERGMKVIENRAMKDEEKMELQEMQLKEAKHIAEEADRKYEEVARKLVVLEGELERSEERAEVAESKCGDLEEELKIVTNNLKSLEAQADKYSTKEDKYEEEIKLLGEKLKEAETRAEFAERSVAKLEKTIDDLEDEVYAQKMKYKAISEELDNALNDITSL; encoded by the exons ATGGCCGGCACCAGCTCCATCGACGCCGTCAAGAAGAAGATACAGTGCCTGCAGCAGGTGGCCGACGAGGCAGAGGAGCGCGTCGAGCACCTGCAGCGGGAGGCCGATGCCGAGCGGCAGGCCCGGGAGCGG GCCGAGGCTGAAGTGGCTTCTCTGAACCGCCGCATCCAGCTGGTGGAGGAGGAACTGGATCGAGCCCAGGAGCGCCTGGCCACTGCCCTGCAGAAGCTGGAAGAGGCTGAGAAGGCAGCTGATGAGAGCGAGAG AGGCATGAAGGTCATTGAAAACAGGGCCATGAAGGATGAGGAGAAGATGgagctccaggaaatgcagctgaagGAGGCAAAGCACATAGCGGAGGAGGCTGACCGCAAATATGAGGAG GTTGCCCGCAAGCTGGTTGTCCTTGAGGGAGAGCTGGAACGCTCGGAGGAGAGGGCAGAGGTGGCAGAAAG TAAATGTGGTGACCTAGAGGAGGAGCTGAAAATTGTCACCAACAACTTGAAGTCCCTGGAGGCCCAGGCTGACAAG taTTCCACCAAGGAGGACAAGTATGAGGAGGAAATCAAACTTCTAGGGGAAAAACTGAAGGAG GCTGAGACCCGGGCAGAGTTTGCAGAGCGGTCTGTGGCAAAGCTGGAGAAAACCATCGATGATCTAGAAG ATGAAGTGTATGCACAGAAGATGAAGTACAAAGCCATCAGTGAGGAACTGGACAATGCGCTTAATGACATCACTTCCCTCTGA